A window of the Gossypium arboreum isolate Shixiya-1 chromosome 2, ASM2569848v2, whole genome shotgun sequence genome harbors these coding sequences:
- the LOC108466801 gene encoding uncharacterized protein LOC108466801, with translation MASTSTSLIPLRGRGRKASFSSSPAKTALKKALRFSFSSKSSVVICVKSSSGAVKYNEVVVDEEMDKIRRLQNGSDVRGVALEGEKGRTVDLTPPAVEAIAESFGEWIIKALEKERGRPVEDVTVSLGKDPRISGASLSVAVFAGLARAGCLTFEMGLATTPACFMSTLLPPFAYDASIMMTASHLPYTRNGLKFFTKKGGLTSPEVEEICDEAARKYANRLTKVSTMLNSPPKKVDFMRAYAKHLRDIIKERVNHPIHYDTPLKGFQIIVNAGNGSGGFFTWDVLDQLGADTFGSLHLNPNGMFPNHIPNPEDKTAMALTRAAVLENTADLGIVFDTDVDRSGVVDNNGNPINGDKLIALMSAVVLKEHPGTTIVTDARTSLELTRFITDRGGHHCLYRVGYRNVIDKGVHLNQDGVETHLMMETSGHGALKENYFLDDGAYMVVKIIIEMVRMTLEGSDEGIGSLIKDLEEPLESIELRMNIISEPKYAKARGREVIEAFRSYIEECQLKGWELDACGDCWVSEGCLVDSNDSPAAIDAHMYRAKVSNEKNDEIGWVHIRQSIHNPNIAINMQSSVPGGCQLMTKVFRDKFLLASGMDKILDFSQVDKYAKLGKMG, from the exons ATGGCTTCCACTTCAACATCCTTGATACCCTTACGAGGACGTGGTCGAAAAGCCAGTTTCTCTTCATCACCAGCAAAAACTGCACTAAAAAAAGCGTTGAGATTTTCATTTTCGTCAAAGTCAAGTGTAGTTATATGCGTTAAATCTTCTAGCGGTGCAGTGAAATATAATGAAGTGGTTGTTGATGAAGAGATGGACAAGATTAGGAGACTTCAAAATGGGTCCGATGTTCGAGGGGTTGCACTGGAAGGTGAAAAGGGTCGAACCGTGGACCTTACCCCACCAGCCGTGGAAGCCATAGCCGAGAGCTTCGGAGAGTGGATTATCAAGGCCTTGGAAAAGGAACGAGGACGTCCAGTGGAAGATGTTACAGTATCACTTGGCAAAGACCCTCGAATATCAGGAGCATCTCTGAGTGTAGCAGTATTTGCAGGCCTTGCTCGAGCTGGCTGCTTGACATTTGAGATGGGCCTTGCTACTACACCAGCTTGTTTTATGAGCACATTGCTGCCACCATTTGCTTACGATGCTTCAATCATG ATGACGGCTTCTCACTTACCCTACACTCGCAATGGTCTGAAATTTTTTACAAAGAAAGGAGGTTTAACTTCGCCTGAAGTGGAAGAGATATGTGACGAAGCTGCTCGTAAGTACGCCAACAGGCTCACAAAAGTGTCGACCATGCTTAACTCTCCTCCAAAAAAGGTTGACTTCATGAGGGCTTACGCAAAGCACCTACGGGACATTATCAAGGAGAGAGTGAACCATCCTATTCATTATGATACTCCACTCAAAGGATTCCAG ATAATTGTAAACGCTGGAAATGGATCAGGAGGTTTCTTCACATGGGATGTGTTAGACCAGCTTGGCGCAGATACATTTGGTTCTCTACATCTCAACCCTAATGGGATGTTCCCCAATCACATCCCCAATCCCGAAGACAAAACTGCAATGGCATTAACCCGAGCCGCTGTGCTAGAAAACACAGCTGATCTCGGCATTGTTTTCGACACTGACGTAGACCGCAGCGGTGTGGTCGACAACAATGGAAATCCCATCAATGGTGACAAGCTTATAGCCCTCATGTCCGCCGTTGTTTTGAAAGAACATCCCGGTACCACCATTGTTACTGATGCTCGTACAAGTTTGGAACTTACAAGGTTTATCACTGATAGAGGCGGCCATCATTGCTTGTATCGTGTCGGTTACCGGAATGTTATCGATAAGGGGGTTCACTTGAACCAGGATGGCGTTGAAACACATCTCATGATGGAAACTTCAGGACATGGTGCACTCAAAGAGAACTATTTCCTGGACGATG GGGCTTACATGGTAGTGAAAATCATCATTGAAATGGTACGCATGACGCTTGAGGGATCAGATGAAGGAATAGGTAGTCTAATAAAAGATCTTGAAGAGCCATTAGAGTCCATAGAGCTTAGGATGAATATCATCTCCGAGCCTAAATATGCGAAGGCAAGAGGTAGAGAGGTGATTGAAGCATTTCGGTCCTACATTGAG GAATGTCAGCTTAAAGGATGGGAATTAGACGCTTGTGGAGATTGCTGGGTAAGCGAAGGTTGTCTTGTCGACTCGAACGACAGTCCAGCTGCCATTGATGCTCACATGTACAG GGCTAAAGtttcaaatgaaaaaaatgatgagATTGGTTGGGTACACATAAGGCAGAGTATCCACAACCCAAATATTGCTATAAACATGCAATCATCAGTTCCGGGAGGCTGTCAACTAATGACAAAAGTTTTCAGAGACAA GTTTCTCTTGGCAAGTGGAATGGACAAAATCCTTGACTTTTCTCAGGTCGACAAGTATGCCAAACTTGGGAAAATGGGCTAA